From Zymoseptoria tritici IPO323 chromosome 6, whole genome shotgun sequence, one genomic window encodes:
- the Mg84326 gene encoding Myb, DNA-binding protein (Belongs to Glycosyl transferase, group 1): protein MTWEATWNVLLVLALAAIAIGLLLLLTLPSTYSHQQPRFINENFFTPEDKKDAQKSGYSYYLKHRDSNGHYRVDTSIQIVVLGDIGRSPRMQYHALSLASHGASVDMIGYAGAEVHPDILRSRFITLVPITPLPSLLQGGNKFTFLLLAPLKVLWQILSLYYTLAYRTSPAKWMLIQNPPSIPTLAIAQTLSFLRSTRLVIDWHNFGYSILALRLGPSHPLVRLSELYEGFFSRHGVHAHFAVTNAMCRVLKSKWDIAALPLHDRPADIFQPLSGALRTRLLERLPGTAAHAADILAGRTRLVVSSTSWTPDEDFSVLLAALVQYSTLVDSDPTLPNIVAIITGRGPQRAQYLSRIQHLTATSQLAHCIVTTAWLSPSDYALLLGSADLGVSLHTSSSGVDLPMKVVDMFGTGLPVAGWSKFEAWPELVQEGVNGLGFESAEGLRDVLVEVFGGEGERLFELRRGAMKEVERRWGDEWMPVAGRLFQLRS from the coding sequence ATGACTTGGGAGGCAACATGGAACGTCCTCTTGGTCTTGGCTCTGGCAGCAATCGCCATtggactcctcctcctcctgacCCTCCCCTCGACATACTCCCATCAACAACCACGATTCATCAATGAGAACTTCTTCACGCCCGAAGACAAGAAAGATGCCCAAAAGTCGGGATACAGCTACTACCTCAAACACCGCGACTCCAACGGACACTACCGAGTCGACACGAGCATCCAAATCGTCGTCCTAGGTGACATCGGCCGAAGTCCACGCATGCAGTACCATGCCCTCTCTTTAGCATCCCACGGCGCAAGCGTCGACATGATCGGCTACGCCGGCGCAGAAGTCCACCCAGACATCCTCCGCAGTCGCTTCATCACCCTCGTCCCCATCAcacccctcccctccctcctccaagGCGGCAACAAAttcaccttcctcctcctcgcccccTTGAAAGTCCTCTGGCAAATCCTCTCCCTCTACTACACCCTCGCCTACCGCACCTCCCCTGCCAAATGGATGCTCATCCAAAACCCCCCTTCAATCCCCACCCTCGCCATCGCCCAaaccctctccttcctccgctCCACCCGCCTCGTAATCGACTGGCACAATTTCGGCTACtccatcctcgccctccgTCTCGGCCCCTCCCACCCTCTCGTCCGCCTCTCCGAACTCTACGAAGGCTTCTTCTCCCGACACGGCGTCCACGCGCACTTTGCCGTCACAAACGCCATGTGTCGCGTGCTGAAGTCAAAGTGGGATATTGCCGCCCTCCCGCTCCACGACCGACCAGCCGACATTTTCCAACCCCTCTCCGGCGCGCTGCGGACCCGCTTACTCGAACGTCTACCCGGAACCGCTGCCCACGCGGCGGATATCCTCGCTGGCCGGACCCGGTTGGTCGTTAGTTCCACCTCCTGGACTCCAGACGAGGACTtctccgtcctcctcgccgcatTAGTCCAATACTCCACCCTCGTGGACTCCGATCCCACCCTCCCCAACATCGTCGCCATCATCACCGGCCGCGGTCCCCAACGTGCCCAGTACCTCTCCCGAATCCAACACCTCACCGCCACCTCCCAACTCGCCCACTGCATCGTAACAACCGCCTGGCTTTCCCCCTCCGACTacgctctcctcctcggttCCGCGGACTTGGGCGTCAGTCTgcacacctcctcctcggggGTGGACTTACCGATGAAAGTCGTCGACATGTTCGGCACGGGGTTGCCGGTCGCGGGGTGGAGTAAATTCGAAGCTTGGCCGGAATTAGTGCAGGAAGGGGTGAATGGTTTGGGATTCGAGAGCGCGGAGGGGTTGAGGGATGTTTTGGTGGAGGTATTTGGCGGGGAAGGGGAGAGACTGTTTGAATTGAGGAGGGGCGCGATGAAGGAGGTTGAGAGGAGGTGGGGGGATGAGTGGATGCCTGTTGCTGGGAGGTTATTTCAATTGAGGTCGTGA